The Dyadobacter sandarakinus DNA window GGCCCTGTCGCGTACCCATCCGTTCGGGTGACCAAGCAGCCTGACCAGCTCCTGGGCATCGTCGGGAATAATCACCGGTTTAGGTGCTGCGCCTTTTGGTACCACTTTGTAAATGCGGCCGCTGGACAGGGGCTGTGTAAGGCTGCGTTTCCCGATCTGCTCTTTCAGGTAGGGGGTCAGGTAGGTTTTGTGCTGAATGATCCCGCGGTACATATCAAGGATGTACATGGCCCCGTCGGGTGCATTGTATAGACTTACCGGCCTGAACCGCTCGTCGGTACTTGCCAGAAACTCACGGCCTTTATAAGCCTGTTCTCCTTTTACTACGTACCCTTTTTCATTCAGGATATTACGTTTGATCAGGTTGGCTGAGGGCTCAGGGACAAATGCATTGAACTCGTAATTTTTTCCAAAAAGATCACCCCTGTAGATCACCGGCCCCGCTGCGGCAGTAAAGTCATTGAGGCGCAGGCTGTCGTCGAGGATGTTCTGCATATAGCCTCGGTTCACGCCGGGGGTAGGGTGAATGGGGTACACCTTGTTGTTGGCGACAGACTTTTCATTATACCCTGCCACGGTCCGCTGGTTTTTGTTCCAGGCACCCAGTCCGGCAGGAAAAAAGTCGCCCAGCAGGTTTTGTGAGTTGTTGTTGTAATACAAACGGCCATAGTTATCCTGGCAAATGCCCCACTGCCCGCGGAAATGGGTATGCTCAATCAGCCATTTATCGCCTTTCCGGCGGTACCGCTTGTCGGATTTGGCATTGTAAATCCAGTTGTCCATGGCCCGCAGCAAACCATTGGGCTGGTGCTCTACGTTGCCTCCTTCGGTGTATTTGGGATCTACGAGCGTACGGTTGCCCGCTTTTCCATTTTTAATCTCGTAAAACCAGAGGTTGGTAGGCTCTGCCACCAGGATCCCGTCTTCGATCAGGCAAATAGCCCGCGGAAGTACCAGGGAGTCGATCACAACGGTACGCTCGTCGTAGGTACCATCCTGATTTTTATCGGCCAGGATAACGATGTTGCCATTCGGAATATCCTCGCCGGTACCGATTGTGTCGGGCATGTACCCGGTCATCTCCACCACCCACATGCGGCCCTGGTCATCAAACTGCATGGCCACAGGTGCACTTACCAGCGGCTCGGCAGCCACCAGCTTGATCTCAAAACCTTCCTCGATCTGCATTTTGGCAATGGTCGCTTCCGGTACGAGGAAAGGCGACAGTCCGGCAGGTTTGGGAGCGGCATCAGCAACGGTCTCGTTTTTTGTAACAGCCTGGTTTACGACAGGCTGCCGGTTCGTTTTACAATAAACCAGTGAGAGCGAAATGCCGAGAAAAAGAAAATAGGATTGTAATTTTTTCATTGAAGAAGATTGCAGGTCAGGAACTTAGCAGGTCTTTGTTAAACTGTTTACCAAAAATATTGCAATGTACTAGTCCTTTAACGATTCTTCCACCGGTTTCATTCGGGTTGTCAGAAAATGGATGATAAGCCAGGCTACCAGGTAAGCCAGTCCGCAGATGATAAACAGGATATTGTAACCTGCATTGATGTTACCGGAAGCTTTGTAAAAATCCAGCAGAGAGCCTACTACCAGGGGAAAAAGGGTAGAGCCGATCGACCCGGCCATACCCCCGATACCTACTACCGAGCTCACGGCACGCTTGGGAAAAATGTCGGAAACAATGGTGAAAATATTGGCACTCCATGCCTGGTGCGCCGCCGTGGCCACACTGATAATGCCTACCGCCACCCAGATGTCTGTCGCAAACTGCGCGAGAATAATGGGCATCACTGCAAATGCCACGACCAGCAGGGTGGTCTTGCGCGCTCTCAGCGGAGCCCAGCCTTTTTTGATCAGGTAAGAAGACAGGTAACCTCCGCCGATGCTGCCGAACGTGGTAGCGGTATACACGATGGCCAAATGCAGGCTTGGCTTTTTGAGATCCAGCGCGAATGTATTGGCAAAATAGGACGGTAGCCAGAACAGGAAAAACCACCAGACAGGGTCCGTCAGGAATTTTCCGATAATGAAAACCCAGGATTGCGGCAGCTGCAGCAACTTTCTCCATTTGATGGGCTTCTCGGCAGGGTTTGCCAGATGCTCATTATCCTGATGAATAAACTCGAACTCATCTGCCGATACTTTTTTGTGCCGGGAGGGAATTTCGTAGAAAAGCCACCAGAATACCAGCCATATAAATCCCAGTGCGCCCGTAATCAGGAACGCTTCCTGCCAGCCATATGCGCCCAGCAGCCAGGGTACAAGAATGGGCGCTGCCACGGCCCCGATACTCGTGCCGGAGTTGAAAATGCCAGTTGCCAGTGCGCGTTCCTGCTTGGGAAACCATTCGGCCGTCGCTTTCACGGCCGCCGGGAAGTTGCCCGACTCGCCCAATCCCAATAAGGCACGTACCGCGCCAAATCCAAAGGTACTTGTTACAAATGCATGCAGGATTGCGGCTACACTCCATATGATAATCGACACTGCGTAGCCCAGCTTGGAGCCGATCCGGTCAATGAAATTCCCGAAAATCACATATCCGAATGCATAGCACCCGGCAAAAATCATGACAATATTGGCGTAATCGGTCTCGGTCCAGTTGAATTCTGTTTCAAGTGTGGGTTTGAGCAATCCCAGGATCTGCCGGTCGATGTAATTGATTGTGGTAGCAAAAAATAGTAAAGCACAAATTGTCCAACGATAGCTGCCGGTTGTGGTTTGTTTCATAATCGGGATTACAGAAATACTGCGTATAGGGAATGATCAACGCGTTTGTCAGGATGTAAGACTGCGTTTTTCCCTTTCTACCCCTTAAAACCATGATAAAGGCAGTAACAAAAAATCCTGCACAAGCTGTGCAGGATGTCCATTTGTAGCATTAAAACCGGTCTGAATCACTCTGTCTGCTGCCCAGCCGACTCGGAAATCGGGTAGGCAAGCTGGGCTTTCACGAGCTCTGCCTCATTGGTGAGATCAAGGCGTAGCGGCGTAATGGATACGAACTGGTTCTCAATGGCCCAGCGGTCGGTACCTTCCTCGGCGGGTTCCAGTGGCACTACCGTAAACCAGTAATGCTTCCGCCCCATCGGGTCGAGGCCCGGAACAATCTTATTGTCATACAATCTTACCGACTGCCTTGTCCAGCGCACGCCTTTGGGGTGATGCGGGAAGTTGACATTGACCAGGTTCAGGTGCGGATTCTTGAAAAGCAGATCCAGTGTTTGTTCAACAAAAGGATCCAGTGACGGAAAGTCGGGTTCCACGTCGGTAGGTGTGCTCAGCGCAATACCTTTAAGCCCGAACAACACGGCCTGTTTGGCTGCTGCCAGCGTCCCGGAGTGCCACATGGCATTACCGAGGTTAGGGCCCATATTAATGCCCGACAACACTACGTCGGGTTTATCCCAGAGGTGCTGGCCCAAAGCCACGCAGTCAGCGGGGGTACCATTGACCCGGTAGGCCTCAATGCCTCCAAAGTCGACGGGTGATTTTTTATAGGATAGCGGACGGGACGCTGTGATGGCGTGACCCATGGATGACTGCTCCACATCCGGCGCCACAATCTTAACTTCCCCGAAGCGGGCTGCAATTTTGGCGAGTGCAGCGATACCGGGACTGTAAATTCCGTCGTCGTTTGTTACCAGAATTTTCATAAGCAAAGTTGTTTTCCGCCTCAGCTAATAAAATTATGCCTGGTATATTTTTTATGATGCAGTTGTAAAATCCTTTTATGAAAAAAGTACGGCTCTTGCATAACCCCACTGCCGGGGACAACGATTTCACGAAAGAAGAACTCGTCAGGCTGATCGGGAAAGAAGGTTTTGATTGTACGTATGCTTCTGTGAGGGATGAAAAGTGGGACGACTTTGAAGAAGATACGGATTTCCTGATCATAGCCGGGGGCGACGGTACGGTACGCCGGGTCTCCAAAGCATTGATGAACCGGAAGCGGCTCGACAAGCAGTTTCCGCTTGCATTGCTGCCACATGGCACTGCCAACAACATTGCCGGTGCTCTGCAGGTGGAAGGTTCCGTCAGGGATATTGTGCGCAGCTGGCACCATGACCGCCTCAAACTATTTGACATCGGGAAAGTGTACGGGTTGGATAAAGACCTGTTTTTCCTCGAAAGTTTCGGCTTCGGCATATTTCCGCGGCTGATGAAGGTGATGGAGAAGATCCATGAAGAAATCGGCGACAGTGCGGAGGAAAAAATCAGGGCGGCAAGAGCCATGCTGTACGATGTACTGCTGAACTATGAAGCCTCGGAATGTCGCATTGTAGCGGATGGGGCTGAACATTCGGGCAAGTATGTGATGGTAGAAATCATGAATATTTCTTCTATCGGCCCTAACCTGGCACTTGCTCCCTGGGCTGATCCGGGTGACGGCGAGCTGGAAATTGTTACGGTGGCAGCCTCACAACGTTCAAAATTCGAAACATTTTTGCTCAACCAGATCAATGGGGTGGCGGATACCTTTCATTTCACTACAATCAGGGGCAAGAACATTGCGGTTTACTGGGAAGGCAAGGATGTTCATGCAGATGATGAGCTGCTCAAAATGCAGAAGTCACACGAAATACAGATCAAGGTACAGCCTGGTATGCTGGAATTTCTGGTAAAACAGTAAACCTCCCTGTCAGGAGCGTACACGCATAAACCCGGATTTTTACCACTTTTATTAAAAATAAAAACAGGGCTTTTGGTAAATTGGCCGCCAGGGCTCGTGAATATATGCTTTGGAAAAAGGTTTATCCAGCACCAAAAGGCCTTTAAATTCAGGAAAATGACTTATTGCTTAGGAATTAAAGTAAAGGAAGGACTGATCGCACTGGCCGACACGCGGATTACCGCAGGTACCAACACGACGGTTAAAAGAAAGATGTACGTCACGCAGAGTGATCAGTATTCGCTGTTTATCATGACGAGCGGACTGCGGTCGGTGCGTGACAAAGCCGTACATTACTTTGAAGAGGCAATTGCCGAAGGGGTGGTTTACAACAAGCTGTACAAGGCCGTGAATGCATTCGGTGAGCAGATCAAGCGCGTAGCCGAGGAAGACCGTGCCAATCTGGAACGGTCGGGTTTCAAGTTTAACCTTAATTCGATTGTGGGCGGGCAGCTTAAAGATGACAAGGAGCACAAGCTTTTTCTGCTGTATTCAGAAGGAAACTGGGTGGAGCTGGATGAGGGTTCACCTTATGTGATCATCGGCAACTCCGGGCAGGGAAAGGCCATACTCAACCGGGTACTCAACCCTACCTCAACCATGAAGCAAGCGTTAAAAGCGGGCTTTCTGTCATTTGACTCAACCCGGGTCAGCAACAATGACGTTGATTTCCCGATTGATGTCATAACGTACAAAAAGAACAGCTTCGCTATCAATGAACACCGGTATGAGCAAAAGGATCTGGCGCGGATAGCCGAAGCCTGGGCGTTGAAACTTCAGGAAGCACTGGATGATATGCCCGAGGACTGGATTAATGATGCGTTTGCCAAAGACGAGGAGTCTTCGCAGGACAACCATTAATGTTTTTTTAAGTACAAGAATGTAAAGCCCGGCTGATGTCAGCTGGGCTTTACGTTTTTACCCTGACGCTTGGCAATGGAAAGCAGCAGGGCAGGCAGCAGGATCAGGTTGGTGCACATGGCTACAAGGAGCGTAATGGATACCATCACACCCATCGCTGCAGTACCTCCGAAGCTCGATGCCGAAAAGATCGAGAAGCCGCAGAAGAGGATGATCGCCGTGTAGATCATGCTTAATCCCGTACCAAAAATGGAGCGGGTTACAGCTTGCGAAGGCGTAAGCCCGTTTTTATAAAGCTCCTGCCGGTAGCGCGTCAGGAAGTAGACAGTACCATCAGAAGCAATCCCGAATGTAATGCTGAAAATCAGGATCGTTGTGGGCTTGAAGTAAATGTCAAAATAACCCATAATCCCGGCGGTAAGGGCCAGCGGAATAAGGCAGGGGAGCTTGGAGAGCAGGATAATCGGAATGGAGCGGAAGAGTACCATGCCCACAATTGCAATGAGTACGATGGCAATCAGCAGGCTTTCATACAGGTTGCTGAGCAGGTAGTCATTGCTTTTAAGGAAAACAAGGCTGTGCCCGGTGAGGCTAACCTTATATTGCTGCGGACTGAAAATCGAATCCACTTTCGGGCGGATCTGCTCCATTAATGCTTTGATCCTTTCCGATCCCACATCAGCCATCTGAAAGCTGACGCGGGTCACGCTCTTGTCTTTGTTCAGGAAATTATTCAGCTGGCTGGCCGCGCCGGTATTACCCTGTACGTAGGCAGTGAGCTTGTTAAGTTCAAGCACGCCGGGCAGGGCAAAGTAACGCGCATCGCCTCCACGGTAGGCCTGGTACAGAAACCGTGAAGCTTCCACGACAGAAATTGGCTTCGAAAATTCAGGGAATTTGGCCATTTCATTTTGCAGCGCCTTGATCTTGTACAATGTTCTGGCCTGGTCGGCAAAAACACCATTCGGTTGTTTGGTATCGATCATCACCTCAAATGGCAGCACCCCATTGAAGTTTTTTTCGAAAAACCGAAGGTCGGTATACACAATGTCCTTTTTGGGCAGGTCGTCCACCACATATCCGATCGTCTGGATCTTGGTCATACCATAACCTGAGATAATGATGAGCAGCACCATCGCAATGTAAATTTCCCTCCGCTTGTTATGCACCAGAAAATTGACTTTGGTCAGGAAGCCAGCCGCCCATTTTCCGTCAAGGTGTTTCAGGTGGCGGGCTTTGGGTTCATCCATATAATGCAGCGTAATCGGCAGCAGGATCAGGCAGAGTACATAAGTGATCATCACGCTGATGGCGGCCACTACGCCAAATTCCACCAGCAGGATACTGTTTGTAAAGTAAAACACACCGAAACCGATCGCAGTAGTGATATTGGCCAGGAATGTGGACAACCCGATCTGGATGATCATGGTGCGCAGGGCGTCATCCTTGGACTGCCCGGCTTTAAGTTCAGCCTGGTACTTATTGATCAGAAAAACACAATTTGGAACCCCTATGACGATCAGCAGGGGCGGAATAAGTCCGGTGAGTGCCGTGATTTTGTACCCGAACAAATGCAGTAAGCCCACCGAAAAAATCACCCCGATCAGTACGACGATGATGGAGAGCAGGGTAAGCCGCAGTGACCTGAAAAAAGCCCAGAGGATAAACAGCGTGACGAGCACGGCCAGGCCCATAAAAAGCTCCATTTCACCGGAGATCTTCTTCATATTTACTGTCCGGATGTAGGGCATGCCGGAGTAATGCAGGTCAGTGTGGTATTTGGCAGAGAACTCCTCAGCCATGGCTTCTATATCGCTGACAATGGTAAGCCTGCGCTTGGAATTCAGTTCTTTATCGTTGAAAGTGACCACAATCAGCGTGGCATTGGTCTTGGAGTTAAGTACCAGACCCTCGTAAATCGGAAGGTTCGCAATTTCTTTTTTAAGGCTGTCTACCTCGGGCTGGGTAGTCGGGATCTGCCGGATGACGGGGGCAAAGTCGAATTTCTTAAGACTGTCATTCCGTACGACCTTGTATACATTGGCCAGGGAAAGCACGTTTTTGATGCCTTCCGTCTGCCTGATGCGCTGGGAGAGTTTGCACCAATCCTGAAATTTGGCGAGCTGGAACATTTGCGGGTCCTGCCAGCCAATCACCATAACGCTGCCGTCCTCACCAAAGAGCTTCCTAAAATCCTGGTACTCCTTTTCCACGGGGTCGTTTGAAGGGAGTATCCTGGCAAACTGATAGGAGAGTTCAATTTTGCTGGCTTCATAGGCCATGAAGACAGTTGAGACGAGCACCAGGGCCACCCACATCAGCCTGAAACGAATGATGTAAGTCGCTATTTTATTCCACATATAGGGCGATCAGGGTTATACAAAAGTTGCAAATATAAGCACCCACCCCGGGAATAGCAGTCTTTTCCCGGTGAATGTTGGGGTGTGTAGCGTGATAAAAATGTTGTTGTGGCGGGGTTTTGAAGATGATAACGGGCAACCTGTCAGATTCCTGTTATTTTCTCAAGATGGTGGTAATCAATGCCAAAGTATTCCCGGGTCGCTTTTATTTTGTCCAGGATTTCCTGCTTGGGTACAGTAAGGTGATGGTCTTTCATACCAACGATCATCACGTTTTTGGGCGTATGCGCATCTGATATAAATTCAAAAACTTTCGTCCGGTATCCAAAGTATTCCAGGATCAGCGCCCGGATACCATCCGTAACCATCTCGGCCTGGCGTTCCAGAAAGATGCCGTGGCGGGTCAGGAATCGCACGTCGTTTTCCACCTTTGATTTTTCCATTTCCCGGCGGATCTGCTTGTGGCAGCATGGTGCCACCACGATCAGTTCTGCCTCTGCACGAATCCCTTTGGCAATCGCATCGTCCGTAGCCGTATCACAGGCATGCAGTGCGATAAGCATGTCTAGTTTTTCGGTTTCAAACCCTTCGATGGTACCCTGGCTGAAATGTAGTCCTTCAAAGCCCGTTTCTGCGGCTATCTGATTGCAAAGCTCTACCAGGTCTTGCCTGAACTCCACACCCGTTACCGCCGCATTCCGCTGAAGTACATTCGTGAGGTAGTCATACAATGCAAATGTCAGGTAGCCTTTTCCGGATCCCATATCCGCGATCCGGATCGTTCCCTCGCCGGGAATATCGCGGATCAGCGTACTGAGAATATCTACATAATGGTTAATCTGCCTGTACTTATCCTGCGCATTGTTGAAAACAGTTCCATGTTGGTCGGTAATTTTCAATGCCTGCAGGTAAGGCTTGTCCTGGGAGGTAATCAGCCGGTGCTTGGCTTTATCATGGGTTGGTGCCGGCGCAGGACGTGCTTCGGTTTCTGTTTTTCTCACAACTATGCGCCCGTTTTTCAGCACTTCAAATTGAATGCTGCCCTGGGTTGTCTGCAAAGTGGCAATATGGAAATCGGCAGGAAGCAGCTGTTGTAAAGTCGCTACTCCCTCGGCGGGATTGTAGTTCCGGACAATATCCCGGGTTTTGTAGCGGTACGTGAAGCTTAGCTTATCTTCTTTTTTAATAACCGCCCTGCGGATGTAGATATTCTTCAGTCCCTCGTCCGTGCCCTGATAGTTGCCCAGCGAGAGTTTGATAAAGGAATTTGCAGAAAGACTTGTGTGAACCTCATTGACAAACTCCTGTATCCTGTCTTCCATAATCATGATTTTGGTACATACTGCCCGGCTTGGTCCGCCGGATTCAACAGCCTGGTTCAGGCCGCAGGTTTTGGAATTTCAATTTCAACTTTAATGCCTGTCTGCGCTTCACTATGGATCGTGAGCCGGCCACGCAGGCCCGAAACGCGGTTTTTGATATTTTTCAGGCCCATTCCCTGCCGCATCGGTTCTACAACTCCGGACCCGTTGTCACTCACAATCACATAAATGTTCTTCATGCTTTCATAAAGGCTGATGGATGCCTTCGTAGAGCCTGAATGCTTGATAATGTTCGTAGTTAACTCAAGAATGATGCTGTAAAGTTCAACTTCAATGCGGCTTTGCACCCGGTTATGCAGCCTGGAATTGAAAACAAACTCGATGTTCTTGTTCTCATTCATCTGACTCACAAGCCTTTCAAGCGCAATGACAAGTCCGTGCTCTTCCAGTTCCTGCGGCATGAGGTTGTGGGAAAGGCTGCGTAACTCGCGGTAAGCAGCGCCAACCATCTGATGAACGCTCTGGTAAATTTTCTGCTCCTCAGGCGGTAAAAGCGACTTGTCAATGCCATACAGGTACCAGTTGAGTGACGCGAGCGTTCCGCCCAGGTTGTCGTGCAGCTCGGCCGCAACCCTTTTACGCTCGATGGTCTGCCCCTGGATCATGGCCTCGTGGATCTCGGCATTTTTCCTGCGAAGCTTTTTATTGTTCAGCCAGAGAATGATGGCAAGTATCAGAACCAGAATGGAAACTGTGGCGAAAATGGATGTCTGCAGGCGCTGTGTCTCAATGGCTTTTTCCTGTATTTCGGAATCTTTGCGCTCATTTTCATAGGTAAGCTGGTACATGGTGTACTCACGCTGTACATTGTCTGTATGCACCATGCGCCGGTTGAAAATGACCTTTTCCATATAGTCCAGCGCCTTGTCGTGCATTCCTTTGCCCTTATAGGCCCTGGAAAGCGACAGCAGCGCCCAGTTGGTTTGCTGCACGGAATGGTAAAGGACAGAGGAATCGAGTGCGGCAGTGGAAGTGGCTATGCCTTTGTCAAACTGACCTTGGAGACAGTAATTATTGGCAATATCGTTCAGGACATTGACTTGCCCATACCGGTTTTGGATCCTGGTAAAAAGCGCCAGCGACTGGTCAAAGTATTTTTCGGCAGGCGCATATTGCTTTTGCAGCACATGCAGGTACCCTTTGCTTTGCAGCACCGTAGCACGTCCCCAATCCGACTCGATCTTATCAAACAAGGCATATGCCTCGTCGTAGTAGGGCATACTCTCATCATAGAGCTTTTTTTCGCGGAAGCTGTTGGCCAGGTTTTCCAGACACATCGCCTGTGAGCTGTCCGCACCGAGTGCTTTGAAAGTGCTTATGGCCCGGTTATAGTTCACCCGGGCCGAGTCCCACTGCCGGTACTCCCCATAGCTTTCCGCCAGAAAGCGCTGGGCATGTGCGGTATAAAAGGGCATATGCAGCTGCCGCGAGAGCATGATGGTCTCGTTGGACAATCCGCGGAGTATATCATAGCTGCCATCGAGCAGATAGTACGTGCTCAGCAGGTTGTAAGCCAATACTTTACCTTTGGCCCACTGGTGTTTTTGAGAAAGGCGCAGCACAAATTTGGCGTAAAACATCGCCTTTTCTGCGTCCATAAACAGGTAGGAGGAGGCAAATTGGTGGTACTGGTTAATCAGTACGGTGTCTTCCGCAAAGCCTTCCTGAGGAACTGCAAGCACCAGCGTGTCAGTGAATGCGCCGGATTTTTTTTCAGAGGGCGAACTGCATTTCAAAGTCGCCATCGCGACAACAACCAGCAGAAGCGCACGGGCGATATACCTGGCCCTATCGTATACCATGGCCGCAGGATTGTAAGCCGAACCGGATCAATAAGGGATTAGCCATGGTATACGTAGAGGGGCTGAGCTGGTCTTTATTCAAATATATACAATCAGATGATGTTCATAGTCTGCTCCTTGATTTTTTCGAGCTCATCTTTCATTTGTACCACCAGGTGCTGAATAATGGCATCATTGGCTTTTGAACCAATGGTATTGATCTCCCGGCCGATTTCCTGCGCAATAAAATTCAGCTTCTTGCCATTGCTTTCCGGTGCATGAATGGTTTCGGTAAAATAGGAGAGGTGATTGGCAAGACGTATTTTTTCTTCTGAAATGTCAAACTTTTCAATGTAATAGATCAGTTCCTGCTCAAAACGGTTTGCATCAAAATTGTCATCGGACAGCAGTTCGCGCATTTGTTTTTCCAAACGTTCCCGAACTGCCGGTATCCGGAGTACATCCTGCTCCTTAACCTGGTCCAGCAGGGATTGTATCGTGTGGATATACTGCATAAGCTTATCCTCCGTCATCTTACCTTCCTGTTCCCTGAAAACGGAACATTTACGCAATGCATCCATGACGGCAACCCTGATCTGCGTCCAGTCATTATCCTTCCCGTGCTCCTCAATGGTTTCATTATTGTACGAATTGGGCATTTGCAAGGCTATGCGCATCAGCTCGGTAAGGTCAGGCTCAAAGCCCAGCTCAGCCGCTGTGGCCGAAAGGTCGCTGAAATAAGTCTGCACCAGTGCGCGGTTAACGGACGTAGAAGCCACCGCCTTGCCTACGGGCTGTACGGTCAGGGTAAATTCTACTTTTCCGCGTTCGAGTGCCTGGGTAATCAGGTTTCTGATCTCGATTTCACGTTCTGAATAGTTCCTGGGGATCCGGCAGTAGATGTCAAGGAATTTGGAGTTCAGTGTTTTGATCTCGACAGTAACATTTATTGAATCGGATTCGATGTTGGATACACCGTATCCGGTCATAGATCTGAGCATCTTTGTTTTTTTGTTAAATATGGATCAAAAGACCAGTGTTGTGGCAGCTATGCAAAACGCTGCTTACCTCCCGCCTTTGCAGGATGCTGACTTTCAGATTGTTGTGGTTTTGAGATAAGCGCATTCTTTTCAATGCTCTGATTAAAGATCCGCAGCTTTGATACGTCACAAGCCAGGTAGATCGCCTGCAAAATGGAACCCGGCTCGGCCTGATTTTTACCTGCTATATTATACGCAGTACCATGATCAGGCGACGTACGCACGGCCGGCAATCCTGCCGTAAAGTTCACACCTTCATTGAAAGCAAGCGTTTTGAACGGGATCAATCCCTGGTCGTGGTACATGGCCAGTACTGCATCGTACTGCTTGTAGGTGCCTGCTGCAAAAAAACCGTCTGCCGGAAACGGGCCTACCACCAGGTGACCTTTTTCTTTATAAGCCTTAATCACCGGCTGTATAACCTCGATCTCCTCATTGCCGAGCAAGCCATTTTCACCGGCATGCGGATTCAGGCCCAGTACGGCAACTTTCGGCTTTTTGATCCCGAAGTCGCCTTTCAGTGACTGAATGATCTGGTCGAGCTTGGCGGAAAGCTTTTCGGCGGTCACCTGGGATGCTACTTTTAGGAGAGGAATGTGCCCTGTCAGCACGCCCACGCGAAGGTCGCCTGCCACCATAAACATCAATGCATCCTGCTTTTCAAATGCTTCCGCGAGAAACTCGGTATGTCCGGGAAATTTGAAATTATCATTCTGAATGTTGTCCTTATTAATCGGTCCTGTCACCATCGCATGTATTTTTCCCTCTTTCAGGTCTTCCACTGCGCGTTTCAGTGATGCATAGGAGCCCTGGCCCGCTTCCGGCGTGACTTTTCCGGGTGCAACCTCCGTTTGCTGGTCTTGCCAGCAGGTAATGACGTTGGTCAGCTTCAGATTGGCCTGGTCGGCACGCTGTATGCCGTGCAGGTTCCACTCTTTCATATCCAGCATATTACGGTACTGGTTAAGCACTTTCAGTGAACCGTAAATGATGGGAGTACATATTTTTGATAACTGATTTCCTTCTAAGGCTTTAAGGATTACCTCCGGGCCAATCCCGTTATAATCGCCGATTGTAATGCCTATGATGGGTTTATCGATGGGTTGATCGCTCATTGGGTAAAATGCAAGGAT harbors:
- a CDS encoding class I SAM-dependent methyltransferase; its protein translation is MEDRIQEFVNEVHTSLSANSFIKLSLGNYQGTDEGLKNIYIRRAVIKKEDKLSFTYRYKTRDIVRNYNPAEGVATLQQLLPADFHIATLQTTQGSIQFEVLKNGRIVVRKTETEARPAPAPTHDKAKHRLITSQDKPYLQALKITDQHGTVFNNAQDKYRQINHYVDILSTLIRDIPGEGTIRIADMGSGKGYLTFALYDYLTNVLQRNAAVTGVEFRQDLVELCNQIAAETGFEGLHFSQGTIEGFETEKLDMLIALHACDTATDDAIAKGIRAEAELIVVAPCCHKQIRREMEKSKVENDVRFLTRHGIFLERQAEMVTDGIRALILEYFGYRTKVFEFISDAHTPKNVMIVGMKDHHLTVPKQEILDKIKATREYFGIDYHHLEKITGI
- the pdxA gene encoding 4-hydroxythreonine-4-phosphate dehydrogenase PdxA, with protein sequence MSDQPIDKPIIGITIGDYNGIGPEVILKALEGNQLSKICTPIIYGSLKVLNQYRNMLDMKEWNLHGIQRADQANLKLTNVITCWQDQQTEVAPGKVTPEAGQGSYASLKRAVEDLKEGKIHAMVTGPINKDNIQNDNFKFPGHTEFLAEAFEKQDALMFMVAGDLRVGVLTGHIPLLKVASQVTAEKLSAKLDQIIQSLKGDFGIKKPKVAVLGLNPHAGENGLLGNEEIEVIQPVIKAYKEKGHLVVGPFPADGFFAAGTYKQYDAVLAMYHDQGLIPFKTLAFNEGVNFTAGLPAVRTSPDHGTAYNIAGKNQAEPGSILQAIYLACDVSKLRIFNQSIEKNALISKPQQSESQHPAKAGGKQRFA
- a CDS encoding tetratricopeptide repeat-containing sensor histidine kinase; translation: MVYDRARYIARALLLVVVAMATLKCSSPSEKKSGAFTDTLVLAVPQEGFAEDTVLINQYHQFASSYLFMDAEKAMFYAKFVLRLSQKHQWAKGKVLAYNLLSTYYLLDGSYDILRGLSNETIMLSRQLHMPFYTAHAQRFLAESYGEYRQWDSARVNYNRAISTFKALGADSSQAMCLENLANSFREKKLYDESMPYYDEAYALFDKIESDWGRATVLQSKGYLHVLQKQYAPAEKYFDQSLALFTRIQNRYGQVNVLNDIANNYCLQGQFDKGIATSTAALDSSVLYHSVQQTNWALLSLSRAYKGKGMHDKALDYMEKVIFNRRMVHTDNVQREYTMYQLTYENERKDSEIQEKAIETQRLQTSIFATVSILVLILAIILWLNNKKLRRKNAEIHEAMIQGQTIERKRVAAELHDNLGGTLASLNWYLYGIDKSLLPPEEQKIYQSVHQMVGAAYRELRSLSHNLMPQELEEHGLVIALERLVSQMNENKNIEFVFNSRLHNRVQSRIEVELYSIILELTTNIIKHSGSTKASISLYESMKNIYVIVSDNGSGVVEPMRQGMGLKNIKNRVSGLRGRLTIHSEAQTGIKVEIEIPKPAA
- a CDS encoding efflux RND transporter permease subunit, yielding MWNKIATYIIRFRLMWVALVLVSTVFMAYEASKIELSYQFARILPSNDPVEKEYQDFRKLFGEDGSVMVIGWQDPQMFQLAKFQDWCKLSQRIRQTEGIKNVLSLANVYKVVRNDSLKKFDFAPVIRQIPTTQPEVDSLKKEIANLPIYEGLVLNSKTNATLIVVTFNDKELNSKRRLTIVSDIEAMAEEFSAKYHTDLHYSGMPYIRTVNMKKISGEMELFMGLAVLVTLFILWAFFRSLRLTLLSIIVVLIGVIFSVGLLHLFGYKITALTGLIPPLLIVIGVPNCVFLINKYQAELKAGQSKDDALRTMIIQIGLSTFLANITTAIGFGVFYFTNSILLVEFGVVAAISVMITYVLCLILLPITLHYMDEPKARHLKHLDGKWAAGFLTKVNFLVHNKRREIYIAMVLLIIISGYGMTKIQTIGYVVDDLPKKDIVYTDLRFFEKNFNGVLPFEVMIDTKQPNGVFADQARTLYKIKALQNEMAKFPEFSKPISVVEASRFLYQAYRGGDARYFALPGVLELNKLTAYVQGNTGAASQLNNFLNKDKSVTRVSFQMADVGSERIKALMEQIRPKVDSIFSPQQYKVSLTGHSLVFLKSNDYLLSNLYESLLIAIVLIAIVGMVLFRSIPIILLSKLPCLIPLALTAGIMGYFDIYFKPTTILIFSITFGIASDGTVYFLTRYRQELYKNGLTPSQAVTRSIFGTGLSMIYTAIILFCGFSIFSASSFGGTAAMGVMVSITLLVAMCTNLILLPALLLSIAKRQGKNVKPS
- a CDS encoding YicC/YloC family endoribonuclease, producing MLRSMTGYGVSNIESDSINVTVEIKTLNSKFLDIYCRIPRNYSEREIEIRNLITQALERGKVEFTLTVQPVGKAVASTSVNRALVQTYFSDLSATAAELGFEPDLTELMRIALQMPNSYNNETIEEHGKDNDWTQIRVAVMDALRKCSVFREQEGKMTEDKLMQYIHTIQSLLDQVKEQDVLRIPAVRERLEKQMRELLSDDNFDANRFEQELIYYIEKFDISEEKIRLANHLSYFTETIHAPESNGKKLNFIAQEIGREINTIGSKANDAIIQHLVVQMKDELEKIKEQTMNII